The DNA region acaaattggagatctaaagttattgaaggattacgttttagcaaaaccgtggtgtggcgttaaagtttgatgaaacgctatcaaaacacaagcttccatatttcagacacattttgtccagttgagtccaaactagacacatacgacaagagtcgcgaccagaagacatcggtgcagaaattgtgacttacaatcacagcgccccctggtggcaacaggaaatgtcttgtttttaagacgtgttatgtttttatgtactactcggagagatttcatcacatcaatttaaaatttagacgggtggcatcacaacaagatggagatctaaagttatcaaagaaacaacttttcgacacaccgtctgactgtggcggggcgtcaaatcagctcaccatgacacacgaaaatgcttaaaggggacatattcgcttaaaaggggacatattatttccatttcaccacagttgatatggttccttggggtcttaatgaaatgtctgtaaaatattttggtaaaaataccccaaggataatttaaaacagcacctttttactctgtctaaaacagacctcctcagatcaacctgttttgaaggccccgcccccctctcacccgcccccatcttaccccaccccctttcacccctctcatccctcccccttctcacccctcccccctctcatggaggtgtaggacatgtgcttgaatgtgttctcactacagaatgcattcaacatctatagggcagattatgggcctcgtggaaatttacgtattctggggtatttggaaatgggtgtggcaaaatggctcaacagcgccaccaacggtgctttccctcatttacggagaaacacctcatttagcattcactgatccgcacgaaattgaagacagttgtgtatcatcaccagatgcacaaataACGCACCGGGGGAgtattatgaaaaacgcaacaggaagcacgccattttcgatttcgtggccattttggtcatatttcataatcttttaatttgatatacttctcgtacagctttcatcacatcaactgaaaatttagacgagtgtcatcacaacaagatggagatctaaagttatcaaagaaacaacttttcgtcacactgtctgactgtggcggggcgtcacatcagctcgccatgacacacgaaaacgctttaacttccgtgttcatgggtccatctccctcaaactacatgtgtgtatcatcagcccccctcccttgaagatattcagatggttttaaagaatgggcgtggcaaaatggctcaacagcgccaccaacggagcttcccctcatttatggagaaacacctcatttagaattcactgatcctcacgaaattgaagacagttgtgtatcatcaccagatgcacaaaaaacgcgctcggagcaatttgaaaaacaaaacaggaaccccgccattttcgatttggaccatattccatgtttttcattttcaagtacttcttggagagctttcatcagatcaactgaaaatttagacgagtgtcatcacaacaagatggagatctaaagttattgaaagataaatttttcgccacaccgtgtgaccgtggcgacgcgtcaaaatgtgactaaacgccatcaaaacacaagcttctgtatcttggacatatttggtccaatcgagttcaaactacacatgtaagacaagaagcgcgacctgatgacatcaacaaagacaccatgacttaaaatcatagcgccacctgctggctacaggaagtgaagcgtttatcttgcagcagtgcgcaaatcatgcaacgctgagacgagcgcttggtcatcgaacgttctctcttccccgaccgcaacagacttgaaattgcctgtgctcgggcccgttagtgctacaacgtagccctagttattattatttttctctgtttaaactcattggctttttgagggctttaatgtgctcaaaaagttgtaggagtttgcagcaaattcgaaggcggcgtaaaattacgtattctggagtattttgaaaagggcatggcaaaatggctcaagagcgccacctacggaaaagcccctcatttagcattcaccgatcctcaaaaaaaacatacactattgtgtatcatgacaagatgcacaaaaaagtcaatcagtgcattatgaataacgcaacaggaagcccggcagtttgactttagtggccatttaggtcatattccacattttttctttaatgtacttgtcgtacagctttcatcagatcactTTCAAATTTAGAagatcatcatcacaacaaattggagatctaaagttattgaaggattacgttttagcaaaaccgtctgaccgtggtgtggcgttaaagtttgatgaaacgccatcaaaacacaagcggagctaattcgctctgctgtttccctgtagcactacggctaaaatcacaggtctgtagttaaacactcgcacataccaacccttattctatcgtgcttagtgattctgtgttctgtctgagctcaccttcgtagctatatagcagcgatgtcttctctctctccctgttgctctactgctctctcttgctccgagtgtctaatgtttacctactcctctgcctcccttaacagtagtggtacatgtaataagtgtagtgtgttgatagcgatggaggctcggcttagcgacttagaagctcggctcagcagcttagaaactccgttagctgtagttagccggctcccgctagccgcggagccacctagcttagcacgtagcttagccttaacgagcagtccccagactagtcccgtgcagccgggagcccagggcagatgggtgacgttccagagggggcatagtgctagacttagaaagcccacgattaaagagccaccagctcacgtttcaaatagattctctccactcagcgaggcacccgctgataaacaaactctgattattggcgactcggttctgagaaacgtcaggttagcgacaccagcgaccatagttaattgtatcccaggggccagagccggcgacatcgaatctaaacttaagttaatggctaaatctaaaaaaggtaaatacaataaaatcgtaattcacgtcggcagcaacgactcccggcttcgtatgtcggaggtcactaaattgaatgttgagtcggtgtgtgcttttgctaaaacgatgtcggacacagtagttttctctggcccgctccctaatacaacaggtgatgacatgtttagccgcatgttgtcttttaaccgctggctgtcgaggtggtgtcctgtaaacggcgtgggctttatagataattggctaacttttttgagaaaacctggtcttgttaggagagacggcgttcatcccacttgggatggagcagctctcttatctaggaatattactaagtctataacatgacaacccatagttgggaccaggaagcagagctgcagtgctaaacacttctctgcgctccctctggatcagtcacaaaaccccatagagattgtgtctgttcaccgtccggttaaattattgaaattaaacaataatagagcgagaactccacacaaaaatttaatacaaattaaaacaacctctgaaacaatacaggaaacccagacttttaaatgtggtcttttaaacattagatcactggaaaaaaaggcttttttagttaatgaaatagtctctgattacaacatagatttattgtccctcactgaggcgtggctgcatcctgatgattatgtcagtctaaatgaatctactccccccagtcatatcaattcacaggttcctagagaaattgggcgaggaggtggagttgctgctatttttaactccagtctatcaattaatcctaaacctaaactcagctacaagtcatttgaatgtctggttcttagtcttccacgccaatccaggaaccaccaacagccaatcatatttgctgtagtttaccgtgctcccagggcttatactgaatttttaaaggaattccctgagtttttatcaaacttagtcctaaagaccgataaaattattattgttggtgactttaatattcatgttgataataataaagattgccttagcgtagcatttatttcaatactagactatattggtttcagtcagtgtgtgcacaaacctactcattgtggtaaccacacacttgaccttgtattatcgtacggtgtcgcaattgaaaatttaacagtacttccgcgcaatccagttctatcagaccataatttaataacctttgatttttcaataactgaatatatgccactaataaaaaattcattttctagatgtctacctgatagtgctgtagctaaatttaaggaaataatcccaattacatttaaacccgtattagcagtagatataaacaacaaattctttgaaaccctgagctccattgagatcgaccacctcgtcgatagctctgcagactcattacgattaacattagactcaatagcgcctctaaaaaagaaaaatgtcaaacatagtaaattagctccgtggtataattcccagacaaatgagttaaaacaattatcaagaaaactagaaaggaagtggcggtccagcaacaatgttgaaaacctcatagactggaagaatagtgttaaagaatataaaaaggctctccacaaagtaagagccgcctactattcaaaactaatagaagagaataaaaataaccccaggtttctcttctgcactgtagccaggctgacagagagtcacacctccaccgaacccagtattcctccatccctaaatagcaatatctttatgaccttttttaatgataaaattcaaactattagaaataaaatcaaccatctcctgccctcaattggcactaataccctcccaacaacagagatctcagaaacggctgagaatcctacccattacttagacagcttctctctgatcacccgtgatcagtttaccaaattaatctcaggttctaaaccaacaacctgtatcttagatcccattcctaccaacttacttaaagagattctgcccctaattgatagttcgttacttaacattatcaatctgtcattatcatcaggttatgtaccacagtcttttaaaatagctgtcatcaaacccctactcaaaaaacccaccctagacccagaggttttagccaattacagaccaatatctaacctctccttcatttctaaaatcttagaaaaagtggtagccaatcagctgtgtgagtttctccaggaaaataatatatatgaagactttcaatcggggtttagagccaatcacagtacagagacagccttggcaaaagtcactaatgaccttttaatagcctcagatcagggacttgtgtctgtcctcgttctgttagatctcagtgcagcattcgacacaattgaccatcaaattttattacaaagactaaaacagttaattaacattaatggaaccgcccttaactggtttaaatcgtatttttctgatcgctcccaatttgtgcaaattaatgatgagtcatctgtgcgcaccaaagttaatcatggtgttccacagggctctgtgctcggcccaattttattctcattatatatgcttccactaggaaacattatcaggacacactcggtaaatttccactgctatgcggatgacacccagttatatttgtcaataaaacctgaacaaagtaatcaattaactaaacttcgaacatgtctcaaggacataaaaacctggatgacccgcaattttctcttattaaactcagacaaaacagaggttataatacttggccccaaacaccttagagatgcattatctaatgatatagctgcgctagacgacattgcccttgcttccaatgaaacagtcaggaacttgggagtgatcttcgatcctgatttatcctttaatagtcacttaaaacaaatttctaggaccgcttttttccacttgcgtaatatttcaaaaattagacatgtcctttcacaaaaagatgcagaaaaactagtccacgcctttgttacatcgagactggactattgtaattcattattatcaggctccagcaggaagtcgttaaagactctacagcttgtccaaaatgctgcagcacgtgtcctgacgagaacaaagagaagagagcacatttctccaatattagcatcgctacactggcttccagttaaatctagaatagaatttaaaattctcctcctcaccttcaaggcccttaataatatagcgcctttataccttaaagagctgttaataccttataaacccactagagcactccgctcccagaattcaagcctacttgtcgtccctaaattctctaaaagtagagtaggagccagagcttttagccatcaagcccctcggctgtggaataatctaccactttcagttcgggaggcagtcaccatctgttcgtttaaaagtaggctcaaaaccttcctttttgataaagcttatagttagagctaattagtgcgccagaacgttacttgttctattttatgacacatgacacacggagcttctctttccagcttctccttcctcttcacacacaaatcGTATCAGTAGcacagtttgatgttctgcTTGTTCATCTGACGGACACATTAACGCCgactgcgctcccgtttctgtggtaagtcacgtggagtattttatttacatgtgtttgcAGTGATTTGCAGGGTGCCTTTGAATCAGGCGTGCTAGCTTAGCGACGCTAATCCGGAAACTACATACCAGCTGCGAACGGGTTCGAAGCCAATGCTAGCTGTTACCGACACAACACTATGAACCCAGGTCCACCAAGCAGAGAAAAGCGTTAATTTATAAGGATTAATCTGAGAAAGGAGACTGTGTGTAGGCTCAAGGAACTAGCTGAAACCTGAGTGTTTAACGTCACATCTGCATTGCAAGAgaagctgttcaaaggagcattacgtgtcctaaagctctttcttcagagtagtgttgtaacgtgttacagtgaaaagtaACCGTGTCTGCCACCTTCACTCTTTAAATCGCTAATCTCAGAcacacttcactgaattcttttgttaaatatgagtaaatcaAAGCCTTGTAACTTTAATAGAACAGACAGTATCATACAGAATTGTAGGctaatatgcactacctatttccttagctgaaatgatttaactttgaagtcatattttatttttactatgtaaaagtctgttaaaaagTTGACCTGGCACacgtatgactttacatatctgtgtatttgtgttaaatgttcctctagcatgtccagcatgagacacaacttgaatccaaccagactgaacactgactccaggtacagacctgttttcattactaatacaaacaatcaaagtattgcacataatgcattactaatacaaacaatcaaagtattgcacataatacataatgtattaaattataatgcaatacttttaatgtgaaatagctccatactaaacattcattgtcatggtagtgcacgttttaatccaaaagcatattcaaatacacagttgaatatccacagaaaataagattacacactttgttcatatgtaactcttcctctacaataatgacgatcactttcatgtttcctatcattttattagggacggacaagcctgaaggacacagctgtgatgaccatgttctgtctcttatggcaaagcagaaatataaaacactgggttcttatctaaagtgtatcaaatcagatctccaccatgttgctgctgaggacatcaggtgctgcagttcttcatctatgaagagaaaaaaacgcactgttaaagaatgttttgtgttgtgtataaagcacaacagatttcagatagaaccgttgtactgtggtcttggtttgtatcctcatggttaaatgtacatattttaagtcccttctgataaaagtactgaaagaaatacaacattgtacaaatagataaaatgtctttctacctcatcagtactattcaaggtgataatctcccacagacctattgataacagtccacatcaagtctttccacttctctcagtgtgtgaaaacataattctataattaatttgagaactgtttacaacactgatgtgtggagattaaaatcatacctaaactgtctaattcactgtaaaactccatgacattcgtaggccatctgtagttaagggagcaacgcatggagtgatgtgtagattactagtttgatgatgcatgaggagaggcggtgatggagtggcagaaacttggactatgggcagagaaggtctctggttcgtctttggttcgactccatggagatacaacaaaagtcgaacctggattgatctgtccaaaaatccaagagtctccctaccctctctagtgcccatgagcaaggcacctcaatcccccaacatctgctccccgagcgccgtacatggtcgctcactgctctgtgtgtcctgcaccagatgggtaaaaagcagagattaaatttccctacctgcatgagtgtgcctttgcatgtctgtgcatgtgtttgggatggataaatggatcttaatctttatcttttaatcttaatcagttgtcttccagttgaccagcatgaagctgcagatctccaccatgttgctgctggggacatcaggagcagcattaatgaggagcagaagcgtactgttatgaatgttttgtgttttttatgaagcaccacatatttcagctagaaccgatgtactagggtctgggtttgtatcctaatggttaaatgcacatactttaaatcgcttttgataaaacgtgagaaagaaatacaacattgtacacatagataaaatgtctttctacctcatctgtaatattcaaggtgatgatctcccacagagctgttgataacagtccacatcaagtttctccacttccctcagtgtgaaaacataattatataatttattggagaagtgtttataACACTGAtatgtggacattataatcttatctatactgtctaattcactctacaactccatgacaaactaaataaacgatgtgaaaatagtaatggtggatataccatcctgtatcagaatattggtgaaacattgttactatcacatgaaacgtacacgtgtagcgtattgatagtaacttattaaaaaaataaataaagtcacaaccaaaacaagactgtggagttaacttgcttcaatctgttcattagacgtgataaataaacggtaacttttataacaattacatattacaaaaaacttgaggcatgtaagcatatgatgatagataaagcattAGGTTATGTTgtatagtttgaaggttacttacctctagttcagcaccagcggcgggccagaagaagtggagcgatcattatcatcaatcaatcaatcaatcaatcaaattttatttgtatagcccatattcacaaattacaattcatctcatagggctttaacagggtgtgacatcctctgtccttaaccctcagcaagagtaaggaaaaactacaaaaaacccttttaacagggtaaaaatatgtagaaacctcagagagagccacatgtgagggatccctctcccaggacggacagaagtgcaatagatgccacgtgcaggagaacatcatcaataatcaaagtctctagcagcattgatgaagcacagtccatgctcagcaaccatctagaccacgatccaccatccagaccagacgccacttcagtcctcagtcaccgtccaccgccgcccaccaggaggacccatcacaagccaccactgcggtcctggtccaccgcccgtgcccaatgccaacgcgacacagggtccgccaccagcaccacgatcggcccacatgactcagaatccgccacactggatccaacaccgcgacccccggtgcgcgatccacaaaccgtaatccatggtgcggccacagaggccctggatctgcgggtgataaagcaaagggattccggggaagggggatagggatggagaagaggaaggagaagctggaaagagaagctccgtgtgtcatgtgtcataaaatagaacaagtaacgttctggcgcactaattagctctaactataagctttatcaaaaagaaaggttttgagcctacttttaaacgaacagatggtgactgcctcccgaactgaaagtggtagattattccacagccgaggggcttgatggctaaaagctctggctcctactctacttttagagaatttagggacgacaagtaggcttgaattctgggagcggagtgctctagtgggtttataaggtattaacagctctttaaggtataaaggcgctatattattaagggccttgaaggtgaggaggagaattttaaattctattctagatttaactggaagccagtgtagcgatgctaatattggagaaatgtgctctcttctctttgttctcgtcaggacacgtgctgcagcattttggacaagctgtagagtctttaacgacttcctgctggagcctgataataatgaattacaatagtccagtctcgatgtaacaaaggcgtggactagtttttctgcatctttttgtgaaaggacatgtctaatttttgaaatattacgcaagtggaaaaaagcggtcctagaaatttgttttaagtgactattaaaggataaatcaggatcgaagatcactcccaagttcctgactgtttcattggaagcaagggcaatgtcgtctagcgcagctatatcattagataatgcatctctaaggtgtttggggccaagtattataacctctgttttgtctgagtttaataagagaaaattgcgggtcatccaggtttttatgtccttgagacatgttcgaagtttagttaattgattactttgttcaggttttattgacaaatataactgggtgtcatccgcatagcagtggaaatttaccgagtgtgtcctgataatgtttcctagtggaagcatatataatgagaataaaattgggccgagcacagagccctgtggaacaccatgattaactttggtgcgcacagatgactcatcattaatttgcacaaattgggagcgatcagaaaaatacgatttaaaccagttaagggcggttccattaatgttaattaactgttttagtctttgtaataaaatttgatggtcaattgtgtcgaatgctgcactgagatctaacagaacgaggacagacacaagtccctgatctgaggctattaaaaggtcattagtgacttttgccaaggctgtctctgtactgtgattggctctaaaccccgattgaaagtcttcatatatattattttcctggagaaactcacacagctgattggctaccactttttctaagattttagaaatgaaggagaggttagatattggtctgtaattggctaaaacctctgggtctagggtgggttttttgagtaggggtttgatgacagctattttaaaagactgtggtacataacctgatgataatgacagattgataatgttaagtaacgaactatcaattaacttgcttcaatctgttcattagacgcgATAAATAAACGGTTActtttaaaacaattacatattacaaaaaacttgaggcatgtaagcatatgatgatagataaagtaTTAGGTTATGTTgtatagtttgaaggttacttacctctagttcagcaccagcggctggccagaagaagtggagcgatcatccttgccgcacagggcaaatgcaggcaatgtggagacgagcgcttggtcatcgaacgttctctcttccccgaccgcaacagacttggaatagcctgtgctcgggcccgttagtgctacaacatagccctagttattattatttccctttggggggctttttcagggtctagacatgctcaaaaagttttgaaactttgcaggaaattcaaggtctgcggatattttagtattctggagaaatttgaattgggtgtggcaaaatagctcaacagcgccccctggaaccagcccctaggtttccccttCTTCGATCTTCACCTAAATTGGgacataggtgtatcgtgaccagtcatgaaaaaaagtctcaaggagcattgtgaaaaaagcaacaggaagtccgccattttgaatttagtggccattttagccatattccactttttttgttttatgtacttgtcgtagagctttcatctggtcaacttcaaattcagatgagtgtcatcaaaacaagataagaaaaaaagtgactaagggatttttttcccatcacaccgtgtgaccgtggcgtggcgtcaaagtttgattaaacgccatcaaaacacaagcatcTGTGTCTCGAACacacatggtccaatcgagtccaaactagacatgtaagaaaagagtcccggcctgatgacagctacacagaaatcatgaattgaaatcacagcgccccctggtggctaca from Platichthys flesus chromosome 4, fPlaFle2.1, whole genome shotgun sequence includes:
- the LOC133951269 gene encoding uncharacterized protein LOC133951269, producing MLPLGNIIRTHSVNFHCYADDTQLYLSIKPEQSNQLTKLRTCLKDIKTWMTRNFLLLNSDKTEVIILGPKHLRDALSNDIAALDDIALASNETVRNLGVIFDPDLSFNSHLKQISRTAFFHLRNISKIRHVLSQKDAEKLVHAFVTSRLDYCNSLLSGSSRKSLKTLQLVQNAAARVLTRTKRREHISPILASLHWLPVKSRIEFKILLLTFKALNNIAPLYLKELLIPYKPTRALRSQNSSLLVVPKFSKSRVGARAFSHQAPRLWNNLPLSVREAVTICSFKNPGPLWPHHGLRFVDRAPGVAVLDPVWRILSHVGRSWCWWRTLCRVGIGHGRWTRTAVVACDGSSWWAAVDGD